Part of the Coccinella septempunctata chromosome 3, icCocSept1.1, whole genome shotgun sequence genome is shown below.
CAGCACCATTAAGAGAATAAAGCATCCCTCAAGGTGGTTAGATACTTGTTGTTCAATAAACATGAATACCCAGATGGATGAAACGAATTCAAAAACGAATACTGAAGACGTTGACTGATTTACTTCTCCTATACAAAAATCTCTCAGTAATATTTGTATGGTTTAAATGTAGGTTGATACATATAATACGTATAATGAGTTTTTCGAATAAAGTGAAATTGATGTGAAAATATGAACATTCGGGATTATTCAAATCCGAATTCGCATTCATAGACAATGGTAAGTTTTTCACAAAAGTGTTAAAAATTCCAAACTAAACTTCGAATGAACTATTTTTCGACCCCAGCGAGCCTTGACATTTGAAATTCAGCCGATGAGCAAACTCAGTTTTTAAAGCATTACATTGCTTTTATTAAAGCACATAAAACTACTCTGCTCCCTTGTGACAGCGTTGAAGGCTGAACTGATATAATAAAACACAGAGTATAAATGAGAAGCTGTTAGAAAATTCAAGGGATGATTCCATGTCAAAAAGTgcgagtttttcattaatttattttgaacattCCATTTCCAGGACACTGACACAGCTAAAGATGATtaaaaaaagcaattttcaatttttttttcagaaaccagaaaactgagatTTATTTTATGCCATTTTGATTTGGGATAGTTTATCGTTTTtcgaataatgaacaaaaaactcCCCATAGTAAAATTGACTGAATTTCAGTATAGGCATAATAACATATGCAAATTTAACAGCTTGCTCCTTCGTTAGATTGCTAAgctgaattataatttttctgaaTCTACTAACTCTAGAGTAAATGTCATGCATCGTAATGTTATATTATTTAAGATTATCTGTTTTTTTCAACGACAATCTCTGTGGAGCAGTTTTGTGCAGCAGTTGAGAATTGTATGTTGGATATAAACAGGTCGAGGATACATATAATTTTCAACCATCTATAGTAGTTTCATCCACCCAACCGATCTTTCAAAAGCAAgaataaatatgaataaaaagttaacacTAATTAGTAAGTATATACATAATATCTGACTTTAATACTGGGAACAATTTGTCACTGTAATTCTGGGAAAGATTTATCTGTGTGGCACTAATTATAAATTACGGTTTATATTATCATCCGtattatataataatgaaaactCCTTCAGGTATTTGGATAGTTTGTATATTAATCGATACTCCTTTTTACATAAACACCGACGTTTCGGTATCAAATCGGACCTTTATCAAGGATTAATGATTTCACAGGAATCGAGTCATCACAACAAAATACATCAATCTGTTTCACCGAATGCTTCTTTTAAAATGATCGCACATATAGTTTTATTGCTTcacttatatattattattttttatagtatttattttattttggtcattcatcaaaataatttccttctaGAGTGATACAATCAGTCCAACGTCGCTTTAAAATTTCGATGCCTTTTTGCAATTCtggaaaatatttatcattttgtaaTTCTAGAAACAATTTGTAATGTAgcaaaaatgataaatttgaaCTCCGCCGTTTACTACATCATTGCAGGAGAGTGGGGGTTCGCGCGTAAACTGCCAAATGACAGGTAGGTACTTGAAGGGAAAAATTCAGGTACATATTTAAATTCTATTCGTATGGTTCGATGAGTGAAGTTGATCATATTTTTCTTGAAGTTGAAGTTGGAAATGATTTTTTGTGTCCTGTGAAAACAAATTTGGTGAGTTGAATTAAATTGATTAAGTTCATCTTTTTATTCTTGGGatacacaaaaataaatttcttcacAACTCTTTCCGTTATCATTTCAAACGtttatttctagaattttcacaTTCTATCAAATAATATGTGAAtgatggaaaataatatttttacttCGTTTATTTCAGTCtttggaaatttcgaaaatgtctTGCTGGGAAACATTCATCCTACCAACGAAGATAGCACTGTCCACCGTTGAAAAACTTGAGTACTGCCAAGAGGATGACCTTCAAAAATTGGTGGTGATAGAAAACCTAATGAAACAAAATGAGAGTGTCCAGAGACGTGTAGAAGACATCAGATATTATGCCAGTACTGAATCGAAAAACATCATCGATTCAAACGAAAAATTGGCGATtctaacaaaaaaattgaataatgcccGAATTATAAagcaaattttggaaaataccGCCCGGGGGACCAAAAGTAAAAAATCATCGGACATGGAAATCGCGAAGTTATGTGGAATCAACAGAATGAAAAGGAATAACAGATATTGCAAATTCAAACAACCTCTATCACCCCTTGCCGTTCACGCAAATACACATTTGCACCGcggaatcaagagaaaaagaaATGAATAGTTCCCTGATTCATGAAAATTCTTGTAAATAATTGTATATATCTAAAGTAAGTGTAGAATCATTTCGCTATTAATTTTAAGTGTTGTGTACATatattttggtttttgaatgaaaaacaagcataaaatatgagtaatttcattttccacttcttttaaaaatttaaataatcattGAGTTTTGTTGAAGCGGCAAATGTATTCATGAATATTCAAGCTTTGACATAGTGAATTATACTAGGTGTCTgttaacaaatgcgaaggacttacgGAGAtgattcctataaatttttttcgaaatcaacctcccttccaagatacagtttttaatttttttacgggttctagaaAACActgacgtccagtttcataatcaaattcaaagtcactttaagcttaaagcttcctttagtgtcatttttagtagggttaaagaaagctttacaattaaagcgactttaggtttgattatgaaaccggccgttagtcataaaactatacataatatgaagcactgactagatattactcacacattttttttaaatctcataactttattattaggggttgaaaataacaactccttatgattttccttcaaaaattgttttctcttatggtttcccattcaattttggagaaaaaaagtctcttgcagaatgtcgatacagtcgatacattTCTCGGAataagtaaaaacttacaagcagtatgcGAAGGTGTATgaagcagagagttgatgcatgtattttagcgggaggtagtcattatATGGaatacttatacgatgaaatggattgaactaacagtgatcagaactgcttgtatatttttatttattccgagaaaaatatcgactctatcgaaattttgcaagaaacttttttgctccattattgaatgggaaaccataagagaatttatttttcgaaaatctatcccacgaaaagaaaatcataaggggttgttattttccaaccgtaataataaagttatgagatctaaaaaaattctgtgagtaacatctacttattgcttcatattatgtacagTTTTATAAGTCAGAGTGAGTGTTTTTTGAAACCcgcataaaaaattaaaaactgtcaactcgtcattgccttccaaaggctgtgtcttgggaggtcgatttcgaaaaaaatttataggaactacccttgcttattttcatcgaggaatcatctccctaagtccttcacatttgtttacagacaccctgtataattattgggaattacttatatatttttttcagcagCCCCTTTAAAATGGCGCCTGGGAAGCaacttttttctcagaaaccacaACACTGTCATCTGCTCAATTTTATCTCTGTTAGTTTTCTGTTTCATATTCACAATTTATAAATTCGAATTCAGTATaagaaatatataatgaaacaacAGAAGGAATATCTCCAGAAATATAACTCAACATTTGCTATTCAtctttgttttcaataaaataattttttctatacattatctgtatttttttatttgtttctaatCGGAACACACACTAAAAAAAGCTGCGACAGTGAAATCCATTTTCTAGTCAGTTTGTTCTATATCAACATTTTTATGTTGATCAAAaacgaattcatatttccaaatgaatgctcagAAAGTATAATCCATAATTACTCAACAGACAAATATGGAATCCAGTAATTGAAACAGTGGAACACGTGGAAGGTGTTGTTTTAATGATTAATCAATATTTCCAATTgatggaaataaaaaagattcaaaagttattatatattatttcagAGACTTATATTGAATATAACAATGGTACCTAATGAAATATGTGATGTAATTTTCGCCAATTTAACAATGAGATATTTTTATTGGGTAACTTTCcacttaattaaaaaaaaagaagaaacaataaGTATGGGAACAAATTATCAGAAAAGTTAAACTTGCAAAATTAAGATACGCTAGCGCATCTGACAAGTGATTCCTTTACTAACAGTACAGTCATAGAAGAGAAGGGGTAACTACCACTCCGAAAGGCTGGCAGGTAGAAAAAGTAAATTAGATAGGGGTAGCTTTCTCATTTTATACCGATACTTTGAAGAGTAAAGTGCTTGTCTCATTGTCAAATTTGAAGTTTCgtgttgtgttttgtgcatatatctgaaaatggtgagttgaatttcatttaaaatagtaTTGAGAAAGTAGTTTTAGAGTTTGACTAAACATTTGGCTCTGAAAGTACCTAACCACTTATTGCAGACAAAATATTCCAGAAATTGTtcttgaaattaatttattactGCGATTGTTTATCCCTAGGAATAGATGTAGAAATTTGACTGATCTTTTTGATCTGATAGAGACAAATATGTTccagaaatatttcgaaaattgtccATAATTCTAATTTTCTTGTTTCGTTTGTTTATCTCCAgaacatttgaattttattgaaatattccgaGAATAATACGGAACTGCAGATAGTATTATTTGGATGTTTGAATTTGTAATGGGTCGTTTtgaatggatcttttaaaatcaattttttgtttatagttatgttataatttatatttttgtttcagacgaccaaaatctcgaagaaGAATGGGATCAGCAAAACGAAAATTTCCATTAATTTAACAAAGGTGGCAATTTCCACTTTAGAAACCTTAAAAGCaggaaatttgagaaatgtgGTTGTTGTCGgaaacttcattgaaaataaggCGAGTCTGCTGAAAGAGCTAAAAAATTTATCAAGCCCACCGAACAGTTCAGCCACGAAGAAAAAGTCTCCAGGCCTTCTCAAAGAAAAACTGGAGAAGGCATCACGTATGAAGAGTATTTTAGAAGAGGCTGTACAAGGGGATGCAGGAAAAGCGCATAACGAATTGGCAGAATTATGTGAAGAGAGGAAAAAACAAGTTGAATTCAGGCATCACAATTTTATATCCACTACTTCTCCCCTTGCTGCGTCTACTTATAATTGCCCAAATCGCAGAAGAAAAGGAAAGAAGAAGCACAGAAAAAATAGTGGAAAAAACTTAACTGACAAATGATTTTTCGTGAtaggtttttatttgaattgtaaatatgtaaataatgtatttgaattgattgtacatatattgttctgtattattcatagttttataaataaattttatatgaaaaatgatttttttcacgaattctaaaaataatatatgaaataatatcaaaattgaTCAATTGAAGTTGAAGCTTTATTTTTGGTGTTCATCGAGTCTTAAGTAGCTTCTCtggaaacgaaaatataatttattgactAATCCttatatgaaaattttgagttattaggtGTCATTTCAAATATGTATCGAAAGCATTGTTCTCTCTTGCAAATCAATAAGgatatttaaattttcgcaaaaaaaaattcagcccTATGCCCCATGAAATAAGATATAAATGCCTCAAAAAGATATGAATCATTGCGATTTAATTCGTCATATATAATCGAAATTCCAAAGATTAGTCATTGAAGTACACATTATAATAGAATAAATTCGAGAAGGCATGTGAATGTATACAAGAAAAAGTGCTCTTGCAGGTAAGTAAGGgagaaattcgaaaagaaaaatatactatTCAACAGTACGAGAAAAGATACTTTTTTgaatatacattctcttaactTTAATTATTaagattatacaaaaaaaaaattaggagcaaaacatccaaataattttttctatgaagtataaaagatatttatttattcatttatttatttaacaacAGTAACGAGTAGAGGACAAACCTATACACTCGATTCACAAAGTCTGGAAAAATAAACATCTAATGCGTACAAACGGGCGCGGGTAAATAGAGTCTAGGATCAAACAAAGCTACCTTAAAACCGCAGCATGAACACAACACTCGAATGCACCCGCCACAGCACAGTCCGCACACCGACAGCACACCAGAGGTCCCTCACCGAGAGGACCTCCACCTATCGTAATTGTTCTTGAAGGAGTTTATTGATGATGACTGAACAACCTCCCCGGGCAATCGGTTCCAGTTATGAAACACACGATTAGGGAGAAAGTGTTGACGTTGGGCGCACTTGAAATTCTCCCGTCTCAGTTTGTAGATATGCCCTCGTAGATCGTTTCTGTTCAGAGGGAACATATCGCGAACCCTCACACCGAATTGACCCGTCACAGCTCGAAAAGTGAAAATCAGATCGCCACGCACACGCCTATCCTCGAATAGTGTCAAACCCATTGCACCAAGTCGCCGCTCGTACGGGGGTCGGCTCGGGCCATAGTGTATACGAGTGGCCCATCGCTGCACTCGCTCAAGGACCTCGGAAGCGGCCCTCGTGGAACACCACCAGACCGGACCAGCGTATTCAAGTACTGGACGAATATATGTCCTGTATATTAATCCGAAAGCTCGATCGTCGCAGCCTCTAAAGGATTTGTTCAATATATATGCAAGTTGTTTGGCTTTGGCTGCTATGCTTTGTATGTGGGCGGACCAGCTGAGATCTTCCGAAACTGTAACGCCGAGGTCCTTGATTTGAGAGACTGGGGACAAGTTAACTCCACCAATGGTGTATCTCTTTCGGGGGTTGTTCTTTCCGATGTGGAGGACGACGCATTTACTGATGTTGAGGGGGAGTAACCACTCCTCGCACCACCCCTGCAAAGTATCCAGGTCAGACTGAAGAGTACCGTGTTCCGTTATGGGATCATTATAGAGCTTTAGGTCATCGGCAAACTGTGACAGGGTGGAACCGAACTGTCGAGGCAGGTCGGAGGTGTAGAGGAGAAAGAGCAGGGGCCCTAAAACGGAACCCTGGGGCACGCCGGAAAGTACGGACCAAGAGGATGAAGAGAGCGCGTCGCCCACACGCACTCGGTAGGTACGGCCAGATAAGAAGGCTCTAATCCAGCTGAGCAGCCTCCCCCGGATACCAACGTGCTCCAGCTTTGCCAATAATCGGTTGTGCGGCACCCTGTCGAAAGCCTTGGAGAAATCAAGGTATATAACATCTGTGGGCCGACCAGAGTCAAGTGCCCTCGTCCAATCGGATATGCAAGAGAGAAGATTTGTGGTGGTAGATCTCCCGGGGACAAATCCGTGCTGCTCGTCAGGGATCAGCCCAGTCGAAAGGGAGAACTCAAGAAGTTGTTCGCTTATAATTCTTTCCAGCACCTTTGAAACAGACGACAGAAGGCTAATGGGGCGATAGTTGTCAGGTGAGAGCTTATCTCCGCTCTTGTAGATTGGAGTAACAGCTGCGTAGAGCCAGTCGGAAGGAAGTGATTGGGTAGCCATGGATCTACGAAATATGACGGAGAGTGGGGCAGACAGGGCAGCAGCACATCGTTTCAGAAGGAATGGGGTGATACCGTCAACACCAGGAGCAGAGGAAACGTTGAGCTTTGAAAGGTGGCGCTCCACCATCACCTCATCAATCTGGATGTCTACTATCTCTGTGCAGGATCGAGGGCCCCGAGGGGCCGGACACGCACCCGGTGGCTCGGGGGAGAAAGATCGAGAGAAAGATTTCGCGAGAATGTCGGCCGACTCCTCGCAACCACCACTCAGGCCGCCCGAGTCACCTCTGACAACAGGAACGCTCACGCTGGTGCACAAGGAAGATCTcacatatttgaagaatttctTCTTGTTCTTGGAAGCGgctagtttattctcaaagtttCTTTTAGACCTCTGTAGCAAGGTCGAAACATAATTGGAATAGTTTCGGTGGACGGAATAGTCGAGTGTGGATCTGGTCCGCAAGTATCTTTGCCACAGAGACCTCTTCTTTCTGATGAGCCGTAATGAGTGAT
Proteins encoded:
- the LOC123309740 gene encoding uncharacterized protein LOC123309740, coding for MSCWETFILPTKIALSTVEKLEYCQEDDLQKLVVIENLMKQNESVQRRVEDIRYYASTESKNIIDSNEKLAILTKKLNNARIIKQILENTARGTKSKKSSDMEIAKLCGINRMKRNNRYCKFKQPLSPLAVHANTHLHRGIKRKRNE